A window of the Podospora bellae-mahoneyi strain CBS 112042 chromosome 6, whole genome shotgun sequence genome harbors these coding sequences:
- a CDS encoding hypothetical protein (EggNog:ENOG503P36B) produces the protein MQPALKNNIYHHVLENFGDLFDLFRILRNSSGVTKSDIAQQDRHDFPHGHNIWPHAYGSCSVLEWRGKVALRGMEIRQLYEAVMAIISPLTPQDRYFIKLGNAHSLDTPQQNPSIAIERMAKYLGILEKPSSESQPGQRHARTPFHPQHIMRLTSFHIVWTNDILEHLVVKVSKKSKPLSYVFHDATVLRQMWLYAAGGQHPYRELAEETLKTLGLLMPVEDLDTASCEMGVVVLIGRNTDAHFTSQMKKASTTLSTPQQTPPSRATRYTYNRASPQTILGFWRDRQNLREWWTFWIALLRLVLVLIGFLVATDSLAVGVGSVLEAKEANRYASIESVENEKAASSESSAGCCCLATTLDTSVSFDVLGTSNEGLAVVQPTDIFTSLETRVANEATGPASATITSPPPGQMSFFSAGRPRDSSTT, from the exons ATGCAGCCGGCCTTGAAGAACAATATCTACC ACCACGTACTCGAAAATTTTGGCGACTTGTTTGACCTCTTTAGGATCTTACGAAACTCCTCTGGGGTGACAAAGTCTGACATCGCACAACAAGATCGCCACGATTTTCCTCATGGCCACAAT ATCTGGCCGCACGCCTATGGCTCATGTTCGGTTTTGGAATGGAGAGGGAAGGTGGCTTTGCGTGGGATGGAGATAAGACAACTGTACGAGGCTGTGATGGCTATCATATCGCCCTTGACGCCACAAGACCGATACTTCATCAAACTCGGCAACGCCCATAGCCTTGACACCCCTCAACAGAATCCTTCAATAGCTATTGAGAGGATGGCCAAATATCTTGGAATTCTTGAAAAACCCTCATCGGAAAGTCAACCCGGCCAGCGACATGCGCGT ACACCTTTTCACCCCCAGCACATAATGAGGCTCACGTCCTTCCACATCGTATGGACAAATGACATTTTGGAGCATCTTGTTGTCAAAGTCTCGAAAAAAAGCAAGCCATTAAGCTACGTTTTTCATGACGCAACTGTGCTGAGACAAATGTGGCTATACGCAGCTGGGGGCCAGCACCCATACCGGGAGCTTGCAGAGGAAACCCTCAAGACACTGGGCTTACTCATGCCCGTCGAGGACCTCGACACAGCCTCGTG cgagatgggggtggtggttttgattgGCCGGAATACCGACGCACACTTCACATCACAGATGAAAAAAGCTAGCACAACACTATCGACTCctcaacaaacaccaccgaGCCGAGCCACCAGAT ACACCTACAATCGTGCGTCTCCCCAGACCATCCTGGGTTTTTGGCGAGACCGACAGAACCTTCGCGAATGGTGGACCTTTTGGATCGCACTCCTTAggcttgttcttgttttGATTGGCTTTCTCGTCGCCACAGACTCGCTTGCGGTTGGTGTAGGCTCCGTgctggaggccaaggaggctaACAGATATGCCAGCATTGAAAGTGTTGAAAATGAGAAAGCTGCCTCTTCGGAGTCTTCGgcaggctgttgttgtttggccACGACGTTGGACACTAGCGTGTCATTTGATGTATTGGGCACTTCTAACGAGGGTCTTGCTGTTGTTCAACCAACCGATATCTTCACATCTCTTGAGACGCGCGTGGCCAACGAAGCAACTGGCCCAGCATCCGCTACAataacctccccaccacctggCCAGATGTCATTTTTCTCCGCTGGTAGACCCAGAGACTCGTCAACTACGTGA